The genomic interval TAGCCTGCGTAGAAGAGCTCCGCTGCCTCCGTCTTTGTTGCATCATCCCATTTCATGACATCACCCCCAAAAAGAGAGTTGGACCCGGAACTTTCATTCCGGGTCCAACTTTAGGGGCGCGGTCCACCGATGCGGATCGCCCTTCATTCTTGAATCGGTGGTGGGCTCATGCTTGTTTGCGAGCCGCATTTGCGGTGGTCGCGTCGCAGACGTAGTGCGCCATGCCCGGCCGGATCTTCTCGTACGTCGCCGTGAAGCGCGGGCCGGCGATGTACATCTTGCCGAGCTGTGCGTGCATTTCCCGGGAGCATGGGTAAAACCAGCGGTCTATCTGAAGCCGATGGCGCTCTACGGCATCCATTGCTCTTACATCATCGGGTTCGACGCCTGCGTCCATCAACGCCGCGATCGCGTTGTTGATGTCCTCGCTCTCTTCCTTGAAGCGCTTCCAGTCCTCCTTCGTGTAGCGCTTCGCCCTGCGGGCCGATTCCCTGTACGCGTCGGTTTCGCCCCAGCGGTCCTTGACCTCGTCCTCGTACTCGGACGGATCGAAGTCGCCGAACACCTCGAACATATCTTCCTTCGTCATCTTGATGCCACCTTCCAAAGACGCGATTGTCTTGTCGATAAGGCCGACCAGAGCCTCCAGCCTGAGCGCTTGCTCGGCAACCAGAATGCGTTGGGTCATAAGGGCCTCTCGGCGATCGAACGTGGGATCGGCCATGAGGGCTCCGATCTCTTCAAGTCCGAATCCAAGTTCTTTGTAGAACATGACCTGCTGGAGCTTCTCCAGATCCTCGAGCGAGTAGAGCCGGTAGCCGGCTTCAGAGCGTTCCGACGGAACAAGAAGTCCGAGTTCGTCATAATGGTGCAGTGTTCGCACGCTCACGTGTGCAAGCTTCGCCACTTCGCCAACTGTGTACGCCATCGCATTCGCCTCCATGCAGCAGCGTAAACCCTTACGCTACGTCAGGGTCAATACCCGCTTATCGATTTCTGATGCATCGGCGACTACGATGGGTATCACCTGTGCAAACCGATAGGGAGGGGAGAGAGAATGCAAGCCATAGTCGTATACGAATCGCTGTGGGGGAACACTGCTGCCATAGCTCAAGCCATCGCGGAAGGTCTGGGCAACGGCACGCGCGCCCTCTCGACTACCGAGGCGTTCGGATCGGCGGTGGGCGATGCGGACCTGATAGTGGCCGGAGCGCCCGTGCTCGGTTTCAGTCTACCGACTGAGCAGATGCGCGAGAACCTGCGGGTCAACCCGGGCAAAGCGCCCAAGGCTCCTGATCTGTCACACCCGTCGATGCGGTCGTGGCTCGATGCGCTGCCCGAGGGCAGCGGCCGTTCCGCCGCGTTTGAAACGCGCATCTGGTGGTCGCCTCGCGGTTCGGCGCCGACGATTTCCCGCGGCCTGGAACGGGCGGGGTACTTTCCGATCAGCAAGGCCGAGCGCTTCATCGTTGAGGGAGGCTACGGGCCTTTGCGCAAAGGTGAGCTGGAACGGGCGAGGCAATGGGGCGCCGACCTTGCGAAGTTGATGGGCAGCTAGCGCCGCATGCGCTTCCGTGCGTCATCGCCTACAATCGTGAGCACACTTTGGCGCCGCGACACGACAAGGATGCTCACACGATGACCGAACTCCCCAAGGCATACGATCCCAAGGCCGTTGAAGCCGCAATCTTCGCCTCATGGCAGAAGGGTGGCTACTTCTCGGCGAAGATCGTTCCGGGGGTAGCGCCGTACTCGGTCGTCATCCCGCCGCCCAACGTAACCGGCTCGTTGCACATGGGCCATGCGCTCAACAACACAATCCAAGACGTCGTCGTGCGGCGTCAGCGCATGACGGGCCGGCCGACGCTGTGGGTCGTCGGCACGGACCACGCGGGCATCGCGACACAGAACAAGGTGGAGCAGAAGCTCGCGGCCGAGGGCAGGTCACGCCATGACGTGGGCCGTGAGGCGTTCATCGAAGCGTGTTGGGACTGGCGCCGCGAGCACGGGTCGACCATCATCGGCCAGCTCAAGGCGATGGGGTGCTCGTGCGACTACGACAACGAACGCTTCACGATGGATCCGGGTTATGCGATCGCGGTGCGCAGGGTCTTCGTGGACTGGTTCGAGGCAGGGCTTGTCTATCGCGGCAAGCGCATCATCAACTGGTGCCCACGCTGTTCAACTGCGCTGTCCGACATCGAGGTCGAACATGAGGATGTCGACGGGAGCCTGTGGTTCATTCGCTATCCACTGAAGGAGCCCGTGGGAAGCCGAGACCACATAGTGGTTGCGACCACGCGCCCGGAGACGATGCTCGGTGACACGTGCGTGGCCGTGAACCCGGATGACGAGCGCTACCGCGATCTCATCGGCGCGACTGTGGTGCTCCCGCTTGTCGGGCGCGAGATCCCGATTGTGGCGGACGCCTACGTCGACCCGGCGTTCGGGACGGGTGCGGTCAAGGTCACGCCCGCTCACGACCCCAACGACTTCGAGATCGGCGAGCGGCACGGAGTCGCCAAGATCAACATCATGAACGCCGACGCGACCATCGCGGCCGAGGGCGGCGCCTACGCGGGGCTCGATCGCTACGAGGCGCGCAAGCGGGTGCTGGACGACCTCGAGGCGCAGGGGCTGCTCGTGAAGATCGACGAGCACATGCACTCCGTCGGGCACTGCTACCGCTGTCACACCGTGGTGGAGCCGTGGCTCTCCGACCAGTGGTTCGTCGACATGAAACCTCTTGCGGCGCCGGCCATTGAAGTCGTGCGCGATGGCTCCGTCACCTACCATCCCAAGCGCTGGGAGAACGTCTATTACCACTGGATGGAGAACATCCGCGACTGGTGCATTTCGCGCCAGCTCTGGTGGGGTCACCGCATTCCGGTGTTCTACTGCGACGCGTGCGGCGAGACGGTCGCTTCGATGGACGACCTGGCCACCTGCCCGGTGTGCGGCGCACCGGTTCGCCAGGACGAAGACGTGCTCGACACGTGGTTCTCGTCTCAACTGTGGCCGTTTGCCACGCTCGGCTGGCCCGAAGAGACGCCCGAGCTCGGCTACTTCTACCCGACCAATGTGCTCTCAACCGCTCGCGACATCCTGTTCCTCTGGGTCGCGCGCATGGTGATGAGCGGGCTGTCGTTTCCTGGTGACATTCCTTTCGCCGACGTCATCATCCACCCGACGGTCTTCAACGCCGAGGGCAAGCGCATGAGCAAGTCGCTGGGCACCGGCGTCGATCCGCTCGATCTCATGGAGCATTACGGCGCCGACGGCATGCGTTTCGGCCTGATGCTCCAGCTCACCGGTAGTCAGGACATCAAGTTCGCCGAGGAGAAGCTCATATCGAGTCGCAACTTCGCCAACAAGATCTGGAACGCCAGCCGTTTCGTGTCGATGAACCTTGAGGGCTACATTCCCGGCCCTCCAGTCGCCGAGAAGGTCGCCGACCGCTGGATCCTCTCGCGCCTCGCGGATCTCTCCGCCCGCGTCGATGAGGGCCTCGACACCTACGAGTTCGGCGAGACCGCCCGTGCGCTCTACGACTTCTTCTGGAACGAGTTCTGCGATTGGTACATCGAGCTTTCCAAGTCGCGTCTTGCGGCTGGCGGAGAGCACCGGTTGGCTGTGCAGCGTGTGCTGGTCTTTGTGCTCGATCAGGCACTACGCCTGCTGCACCCGATGATGCCGTTTGTGACCGACGAGATCTGGCGCACGCTGCCTCTGCCGGATGCCGACCGCGCCGATTCGCTCATGATCGCCGCGTGGCCCAACGCCAATGCGCTCTCGCGATTCGCCGACGAAGGCGCTGAGCGCTCGATCAGCCGCCTCATCGAGGTGATCGTAGGTGTGCGCGCAGTGCGCGCGCGCTACACGATCCCACCCAAGCAGGGTCTCACGATCGCGATCAGGACGACCGGGGACGCCGAGAACCAGTGGGTCGAGAGCGAGTTCGGCGGGATGGCATCACTTGCAGGCGTCGCGTCGTTCTCGGCAGGGGTGGATGTTGCGAAGCCCGCGCACTCGGCGACGGTGATTGCGAGCGGGATGGAGATCTACATTCCGCTGGAGGGCCTTGTGGACTTCGAAGCTGAGGCCGCGCGCCTCGGACGCGACCGCGATAAGGCAGCCACAGAGCTCAAACGGCTCGAGGGCAAGCTTTCGAATGAAGGATTCCTTGCGAAAGCCGCGCCGGAGATCGTTGAGAAGGACCGCGCCCGTGCGGCCGAGTTGACCGATGCGCTGATGCTCCTCGAAGCCCAGCTCGCCGAGTTGGCTTAAGAGATGCTGAAAGGCTCGGCGAGATGACGTACGACGAAGTGCAGGCGGCGCTCAAAGGGGCCGCCATCTTCGGCGTGAATCCGTCGCTTGAAGGCGTTACGGAGCTGGTCGACGAGCTTGGCAGGCCGCAAGACAGCTTCGCCTCCGTGCAGATCACGGGCACCAACGGCAAGACGTCGACGTCGCGGATCACCGCAGCGCTGCTTCGCGCCGAGGGCTTCCGGGTCGGGCTCTACACGAGCCCTGAGCTTCAGCGCAACCCCGACCGCATCGAGATCGACGGCGCGGTGGTTTCCGATGCCGATTTCGCGCTCGCGATCGAGGCCGCCGTCCGCGCCGCGGAGCGCCTGCGCGGCGAAGGTGTTATCGGAACTGCGGCCGGCTTCACGCAGTTCGAGCTCCTGACCGCCGGCGCGCTGTGGCTCTTCCGCGAGCGCTCGGTCGACTTCGCGGTGCTCGAAGTGGGGATGGGCGGGCGCTGGGACGCCACGAGCGTCGCGTCTCCCAGCGTGGCCGTCATCACCGGTGTCGGTCTCGATCACACCGCAATCCTCGGCGATACGCTCGAAGCCATCGCCGCCGAGAAGGCCGCGATCATCAGGCCCGCGTCGAGCCCCGTGCTGGGCCCCGGTGTCGTCGGCCTGGATGCGATCTTCCTAGAGCGCGCCGAGAGCGTGGACACGCACGCACGGGCGGTGCGCGCGGTGGGTGAGCCCACGCCGGTGTCCGAGACGCTCACCGTGCGCTACCGGCTCGCCGCGCGTCCTGACCGCCCGGGCGGCAGCGTCGTGGTGGATGTCACTGGCGTCCACGGCGCGTACGGCGCCTTGGCGCTGCGCGGTGCGAGCTACCAAGCCGCCAACATCGCCGTGGCTGTCGGAGCCGCCGAGGCCGCGCTTGGGCGCGCGCTATCGGCCGATCGCGCGCGGGAAGCCCTCGGCAGGCTGGCGATCCCCGGCCGCTTCGAGCTGGTCCGCGAGAACCCGCCCATCGTCGTCGACGGCTCGCACAACCCGCAGGCCGCATCCGTTCTCGCCGACGCCGTTCGCGAGGCGTTCCCCGATGCGCGGCCGGCCGTCCTTCTCGGCATCCTCGCCGACAAGGACGCCGAGGGCATCGTTCGCGCGCTCGCGCCGGTGGCCTCCCGCATCGTCGTCACGCAGTCGCGATCCCCTCGAGCGATGTCCGCCGATGCGCTGGCCGAATTGGTCGAGCGAGTAACGGGGGAGGCGCCCGAAGGCGTGTTCTCAAGCGTGGCCCAGGCGCTGGCCGCCTTGATTTCCCTCACGCCGGAAGGCCTCCTCGTGACGGGAAGCATCACGACCGCCGGTGAAGCGCGCGGGTTGCTGCTCGACGATTCGACAACACTCAGCCGCTGATCTGCGCCGTCATGCGACCTTCTGTTAGAATCTCGCTTGCGTGCCAGGGACGGACGCGAGTTGTCTGAAAGGGACATTGATGACTGAATTGCTTGCACCGATCCTCACGAGCCCCGCTTTCAAGCTGGCCGAACAGCTTATCGCACTCTTCGCGATAGTCCTCTATGCGGCGACCATATTCTGGACGTTTCGCGACGCTAACCGCCGAGGCGCCATGGGCTGGTTCTGGGCGCTCGTGATCGCCGTTTCGATCGTGTTCTTCCCGATCGCCCTTGTGTTCTATATCGTGGTTCGCCCGCCTGAGACTCTTGAGGACACCCGCGAGCGCGAGCTGGAGATCTTGGCACGCGAGACGGAGTTGCGGCGCGACCACCAGACGTGTTCCAGATGTCAGAGTTTCGTTCAGGAAGACTACATCGTGTGCCCCAAGTGCATGGCTACACTTCGCAAGCCCTGCACCAGCTGCGGTCATGCGCTCGAGTTGGAATGGAATGTCTGCCCCTACTGTGCTACTAAGCAATAGGGCGCAGTTCGGAGAGGCTCGAGCAGTACGCATCGCGCTGCCCCGTATCCGATGCGGGGCAGCTTCATAAGAGGAGAGCGAGACAGCAATGCCAGATATCACCGTAGGGCTTCCGGACGGCACTCTGAAGGTAATCCCCGAAGGGTCGACGGTTTTCGGACTCGCGGAGACGATCGGCCCGCGTTTGGCAGCCTCCGCTCTTGCAGGCAAGGTCAACGGCAAGCTCGTGGACGTCGGCGAGGTTCTCGGCGAAGGCGACTCTGTGGAGATCATCACGAGTAAGAGCCCCGAAGCACTCCACATTCTGCGCCACTCGGCTGCGCACGTGATGGCCGAGGCGGTCAAGGACCTCTTTCCGATGGCGCAGTTCGGTATCGGCCCCGCGATTGAGGACGGTTTCTACTACGACTTCGAGATCGGCCGCCCGTTCACGCCGGAAGACCTGACGGCGATCGAGGAGCGCATGAGCCAGATAGTCGCCGAGGAGTTGCCGTTCAAGCGCACCGAGCTTGACAGGCTCGAGGCGTGGGACGAGTTCGAACAGCAGGACCTCAAGCGCGAGCTCATCTCCGAGCTTCCTGAGGGCGAGACGATCTCGATCTACCGCCAAGGCAACTTCACCGACCTGTGTCGCGGACCGCATCTGCCCAACACCGGTTTCATCGGTGCGTTCAAGCTGACCAAGATCGCCGGGGCCTACTGGCGCGGCGACTCGAAGCGTCCGATGCTTCAGCGCATCTACGGCACCGCATGGTTCACGCAGAAGGACCTGGAGGCCTACCTCACCCGCATCGAGGAGGCCGAGAAGCGCGACCACCGCAAGTTGGGCAAGGAACTCGATCTCTTCAGCTTCCACGAGGTCGCGGGCGCGGGCCTGCCGATCTACCACCCCAAGGGTGCGCGCGTGCTGCGGCTCATGCAGGAGTGGCTGCGCGGTGTGCTCTACGAGCGCGGCTACGAAGAGGCCATCACGCCACATATCTACAAGACCGACGTGTGGAAGATCAGTGGGCACTACGACTTCTACGGCGAGAACATGTACTTCTTCAACATCGACGAAGGGGAGGGCAAGACCAACGAGTATGCGGTCAAGCCCATGAACTGCCCCGGCCACGTCCTGATCTTCGCAAACGATGTGCGCAGCTACCGCGATCTGCCGATGCGCATCAGCGAGTTTGGCACCGTGTACCGTCATGAGCTTTCCGGTGTCGTACACGGCCTCATGCGTGCTCGTGGCTTCACTCAGGACGACGCCCACATCTTCTGCACGGCCGAGCAAGTCCACGACGAGGTCATCGGCATGCTCGACTTCGTCGACTACGTCATGGGCGTCTTCGGTTTCGAGTACTCGGCGGAGGTCTCCACGCGCCCCGAGAAGTCGATCGGTGAGGATGCGGACTGGGCGATTGCGACGGATGCGCTCATCGAAACGCTCAAGGAGCGTGGTATCGACTTCGAGATCAACGAGGGCGACGGGGCGTTTTACGGCCCCAAGATCGACATCAAGCTCAAAGATGCGATCGGTCGTACGTGGCAGTGCTCAACGATCCAGGTCGATTTCAACTTCCCGGCCAGATTTGGCCTCACGTACCGCACCGCCGAGAACACCGAGGCGACGCCGTTCATGCTGCACCGCACGATCCTGGGCAGCATGGAGCGCTTCTTCGGCATCCTGATCGAGCACTACGCCGGGGCGTTCCCGACGTGGCTTGCGCCTATCCAGGCGGTACTCATCCCGATTTCGGATCGCCATCTGGAACACACGGAGTCCGTCTCCAAGCGCCTGCGCACGTTAGGCCTGCGCACCGAGGTCTACTCGGCAAACGAGCCGATGCGCGTCAAGATCGCGAAGGCACAGCAGCAGAAGGTTCCCTACATGCTGGTGATCGGCGACAAGGAAGTCGAGACGGATACCGTATCCGTGCGCGAGCGTACGCACGGGGACACCGGCGCCATGGGCGTCTCGGCGTTCGCAGAGATGGTTCTTGCCGAGAAGCCGTAGCGCGGGTATACTTCCGACGCTAACTGAATAACGAATACCGCTTACAAGTGGAATTCGGGGTCTTTGAGGCCCTGCGGTTCCCACCTTTCGGCGCCACGTGCAGCTGTCTGGTCGATGCGATCCATATCCGAGGGCCCGTACACCGGGCGAATCCTCGGGCTGCATCTCCCGTCAGCCTTGCCAAGGGCGACGGGAGTTTTGTTTTGTGATCAACGTAGGCCCTAGCAGGGACCGGACACACGGAGGTGAGCTGCCTATCAGCAGCAGCAGCACGGAACCAAGGATCAACGAACGCATCCGTGTGCCGCGATGCCGTCTCATCGGCGTCGATGGCAGTCAGCTTGGCATCTTCGCTATGCAGGACGCTCAGCGCATCGCCGAGGATCAGGACCTGGACCTCGTCGAGATCGCGCCGCTGGCCGATCCCCCGGTCTGCCGCATCATGGACTACGGCAAGTTTAAGTACGAGCAGATCCAGAAGGAGAAGCTCGCACGAAAGCACCAGACAAAGATCGAGATCAAGGAAATCAAGTTTCGCCCCAAGATTGACAAGCACGACTACGAGACCAAGAAGAAGCACGTGGTGCGATTCCTGGATTCGGGCGCCAAGGTCAAGATCACGATCATGTTCCGTGGTCGAGAGATGTCGCATCCCGAACTCGGTCTTAACATTCTTGAGAAACTCGCAGCCGATCTCGGCGAGACGGCCATTGTGGAAACTTCCCCCAAGCTGGAGGGGCGCAACATGCACATGCTCCTTACTCCGGCTCGGAAAAAGGAAGGCAAGGAAGGCGCGACCGACACCGATATCGACGCAGGGGACGATTCGTCTCCGGCTGACGAGAATTAGGAGGAAGGGCAGACATGCCGAAAATGAAGACCCACAAAGGGACCGCCAAGCGGTTCCGGGTGACCGGTACCGGGAAGATCGTTCGGGGCAAGGCATTCAAGAGCCACATCCTCGAGAAGAAGTCGCCCAAGCGCAAGCGTGGCTTCCGTCAGGAGACCATCGTCTCGCAGGCCGACACGAACGTGATCAAGAAGGGCCTCGGGATAGGCTAGTCGCCTCCCTGCCCACAGTTCTTTCTTATTCTTTGAAGACTCGAGGAGTGATCTACCGATGCCACGCGTAAAACGCTCAATGACGGCCAAGAAGAAGCGCCGCACAGTTCTTGGCCGCGCACAGGGTTACTACGGAAACAAGAGTCGCAGTTACCGCGCTGCCAAAGAGCAGACTCAGCACTCAATGCAATACGCCTATCGTGACCGCCGCAACAAGAAGCGTGAGATCCGGCGCCTGTGGATCACCCGCATCAATGCCGCGGCCCGCATCAACGGGCTGTCGTACTCGGTGTTCATGAACGGGCTCAAGAAGGCCGCGATCACTCTTGACCGCAAGGTCCTCTCGGACATGGCGATCACGGATGCGGCTTCGTTTGCCAAGCTGGTGGAGTTGGCCAAGCAGGCGCACGCAGCCTAGGCTTTCGCCAGAGCATAGAGACGCAATTCCGATGACCCCCTCAGCGAGGGGGTCATCGGCGTTTCTTCGGGCGAGTCATCAGCGCGCAAGGCTTTCGGTAAACCTTCCGAAAGGCTGTTGTCGGACAGTGGGCGTGGGCGGCTTGGCGCCAGCCGGCCACAAACACTATCCACGCCGTTTCCCCTCGGCGGCACACCTCTTCGAGGAGGAACCATGCTAAGAAAGATACTGTTGACGGCATTGGGCGCGATCTCGGCCCTTGCGATCGGTTCGGCGGGAGCCTACTTCACGACACAGGTCCAGGTGCCCGATAGCGTGATACGTGCCGGCTCGGTGGCGATCTCGACACTGCCTACTGCAACGCCGCTCGCGATCGACGCGCTGGCGCCGGGGGCGACCGTGGCGCGGACGATGTCGATCTACAACGACGGCTCGCTGCCGTGTGACGTCATAGTGACAGCGTCGAAGAAGGCGGGAATCACGGAGTTCTATGCTGCTCTGACGGCGCAGGTGTCGTGCGCGGGGACGCAGCTCTATTCCGGGCCGCTTTCTGCGATGAGCACGACTGCTCTGCGCCTGTCGCCGGGCGCCAGCTGCGAATACGTCTTCGAGATCGGCCTTCCGGCGTCGGCCACGAATTCGTTGGCTGAAGACTATGTGAAGCTCTCGCTGTACGTGGACGCCGAACAGGCGCACTGATGCAGCAGAGACTTCAGGGCAATCTTGCATCGGCTGCGGGCATCGCGCTTGTCGGTCTGCTTGTCTGGCTGGCTCTCTGCGTGTGGCTTCCGGTGCGGGCAAGTGGCGCATCGATGAGTCCGGCGCTGGTGCCGGGCGATATCGCGATCGTTTACCGCCACGCCCCTGTGCTGAATGGCGACATCGCGCTTATTGAGTTGGCGGGTCAGCCGCGGTTCCTGCATCGCGTAGTGTGTGTTTCGCCGGATGGAACCGTTCAGACGAAAGGGGATGCAAATCCCATTGCGGATCGGGCCAGTTCGCCGGGTTGGGCCGTCAGTGGTCGTGTCGTGGCCGTGATACCGGTAGGTGCGTGGATACAAAGCTGGCGGCAAAGGGCACGTGTACGCTAGGATGACACCACATCGAGAATAGTGACGGCAATGACGGAGACGGCGCTGCGCTTATTGAGTCGTACGACCAGGGAACGGCCTCTTGACTGGAAGGGCCCCACGGACGGCGCGCAACGGTTCACTCCAACAGCCGCGATCTGAACAGCACACCTGTGTGCGCAGTAGGAAAGCCGGAATCTCCGATATCGGATCGCATGGGTGAGAGGCCCGTGGATGCTGCAGCGCGAGTATGCGTTGCCGGAGAGGACTCGTTGCTTCGGCGGCGGTCAACCGAGGTGGTACCGCGGGGGTCTCGTCCCTCGTCCTTGGGCGTAGGAACGCTCAACGACGGGAAGACGGGACTCCCGCTACATTTTGCACGGGACCACGAGAGCGAAAGGTGCGAAACGCGATATGGGCATCACCGACGATTTGATGCGCCTCAAGGAAGAAGGGGTCTCGGCCGCCTCGGCCGCCGCCGATCTCGAAACGCTCGACGCCACGCGGGTCGAACTCCTCGGCAAAAAGGGATCGCTCACGGCCGTCCTTCGCGGACTGGGGACGCTGCCTTTGGAGGAGCGCCCGCTTGCGGGCAAGGTCGCCAATGAAGTACGCGTGGCGCTGGAGGGTGCGATTGAGGCTCGGCACGCCGATCTTTCCGCAGCTCAACTCGAAGCCCGCATTCTTGCAGGCGCAGTCGACGTGACACTTCCCGGGCGGGGGAGACCCATCGGCAGCCGTCACTTGATCGAGCAGATCACCGCCGAGGTGATCGATGTGCTCCTCGGGCTGGGCTACAAGATTGCCGAAGGCCCCGAAGTCGAACTCGACTACTACAACTTCACCGCACTCAACACGCCGCCCGACCACCCGGCTCGCAGCCTGCAGGACACGTTCTATGTGCGCGACCTGTCGGGCGATAAGGCCGCAGTTGAGAGCGAGAGCGACGTACTGCTGCGCACGCAGACCAGCCCGGTGCAGGTTCGTGTCATGGAAAGCCAAGAGCCCCCGATCTATATTCTCGCGCCGGGACGGGTGTATCGCCGAGACATTGCAGACCCCAGTCACCTGCCGCAATTCAATCAGATTGAGGGCCTCGTGGTGGACAAGGGCATCACATTTGGCGATCTCAAGGGCACGCTTGACCACATCTGCAAGGCGATCTTCGGCCCGGACAGGCGCACGCGTTTTCGCCCGCACTTCTTCCCGTTCACCGAGCCTTCGGCCGAGGTGGACGTCTCATGCGGAATCTGTGAAGGCGCGGGGTGCCGTTTCTGCAAAGGAACCGGCTGGCTTGAGATTCTCGGGTGCGGCATGGTCGACCCGAACGTCTTTGCGTATGTGGGCATCGACCCGGAGGTCTACACCGGGTTTGCTTTCGGCATGGGTGTCGAGCGTATCGCGGCACTCAAGTACAACATTCCGGACCTGCGCTTGCTGCTGGAAGGCGACATGCGCTTTCTGCGCCAGTTCTAACCTCTACGTACAAAGACGCGAAAGGACTGAAACGGACATGCTCGTTTCGTTGAAATGGCTCAGAGAGCTTGTCGATGTGCCGATCGACATCAAGGAGTTCGTCGACCGGCTCGATCTGACCGGAACGGCCGTGGAGGCCGTGCACCACACCGGCGCCGCGCTTAAGGGCGTCGTCGTGGGCCGGATTCTGGCGAAGGAACGTCATCCGGAGGCCGATCGGCTCTGGGTGACAACGATCGATGTTGGAGATGCCGAACCGCTGACAATCGTGTGCGGTGCGCAGAATTTCGAGGCAGGCGACAAGGTTCCCGTCGCACTTGTAGGCGCCACGCTGCCTAATGGTCTGACGATCAAGAAGTCGAAGCTACGGGGTGTTGCGAGCAA from Coriobacteriia bacterium carries:
- the pheS gene encoding phenylalanine--tRNA ligase subunit alpha; the encoded protein is MGITDDLMRLKEEGVSAASAAADLETLDATRVELLGKKGSLTAVLRGLGTLPLEERPLAGKVANEVRVALEGAIEARHADLSAAQLEARILAGAVDVTLPGRGRPIGSRHLIEQITAEVIDVLLGLGYKIAEGPEVELDYYNFTALNTPPDHPARSLQDTFYVRDLSGDKAAVESESDVLLRTQTSPVQVRVMESQEPPIYILAPGRVYRRDIADPSHLPQFNQIEGLVVDKGITFGDLKGTLDHICKAIFGPDRRTRFRPHFFPFTEPSAEVDVSCGICEGAGCRFCKGTGWLEILGCGMVDPNVFAYVGIDPEVYTGFAFGMGVERIAALKYNIPDLRLLLEGDMRFLRQF